In one Roseburia intestinalis L1-82 genomic region, the following are encoded:
- the flhA gene encoding flagellar biosynthesis protein FlhA: MKKADIGVALYLLAAVIFFIVPISSNLLDVMLALNISIALIVLFNTLFVKEVLDMSFFPTLLLFTTIFRISLNVSSTRLILTTGNPGNVVQTFGQFVGGGDLIVGAIVFIILVIIQFVVINKGSERVAEVTARFTLDAMPGKQMAIDADLNTGAITEKQARERRNKIQEESAFFGSMDGATKYVKGDAAAGLIITFVNLAGGTIMGILRGGMTFQEAIEHYGVLTIGDGLSSQIPSLLISLATGILVTKASKEADFSNILVSQLFGIPKVLYIVGTTLAVLGIATPLNTLLFLAFGATFIIAGRQVDKNIGIESIEEEVNAEETEAEEVRKPENVVSLLQVDPIELEFGYGIIPLADVNQGGDLLDRVVMIRRQIALELGTIVPIIRLRDNIQLNPNQYIIKIKGVQVTEGEILFDHYMAMNPGYVEEEITGIPTFEPSFHLPAIWITESQRERAESLGYTVVDPPSIIATHLTEVIRSHIAELLTRQDVQNLVNNLKESNPVLVDELIPKMLGLGEVQKVLQNLLDEGISIRDLLTIFETLADHAATTRDTDVLTEYVRQSLKRAISSKYFPANETTSVITLDPKVEQEIMASVKQTEQGAYLTLDPETTKAIMNSVQNEVTKLENMGKTPIVITSPIVRMYFKKLTEDYFKDLIVVSYNEIESNVELQSVGIISRDGDK, encoded by the coding sequence ATGAAGAAAGCTGACATAGGTGTTGCACTGTATCTACTGGCTGCAGTCATCTTTTTTATAGTGCCAATCAGTTCCAATTTACTCGACGTTATGCTGGCACTGAACATTTCAATCGCATTGATTGTTCTTTTTAATACATTGTTTGTAAAAGAAGTACTGGATATGTCTTTTTTTCCGACTTTACTTTTGTTTACGACAATCTTTCGAATTTCCTTGAACGTGTCTTCAACACGACTGATCTTAACAACCGGTAATCCGGGTAATGTCGTACAGACATTTGGACAGTTCGTCGGTGGTGGAGATCTGATCGTTGGTGCCATCGTATTCATTATTCTGGTTATTATCCAGTTTGTTGTTATCAATAAAGGTTCCGAGCGTGTCGCTGAGGTAACGGCGAGATTTACCCTTGATGCGATGCCTGGTAAGCAGATGGCGATTGATGCGGATTTAAATACCGGAGCGATCACGGAAAAACAGGCAAGGGAGCGGAGAAATAAGATTCAGGAAGAATCTGCGTTCTTTGGTTCCATGGATGGTGCTACCAAGTATGTAAAGGGAGATGCAGCAGCTGGTCTTATTATCACGTTTGTAAACCTTGCGGGTGGAACCATTATGGGTATACTGCGGGGCGGAATGACGTTTCAGGAGGCAATCGAACATTACGGTGTGCTAACGATTGGTGATGGACTTTCTTCCCAGATACCGTCCCTTCTGATTTCACTTGCAACCGGTATTCTTGTTACAAAAGCGTCGAAAGAAGCGGATTTTTCCAATATCCTTGTCAGTCAGTTATTTGGTATTCCCAAAGTACTTTATATTGTAGGTACTACGCTGGCGGTTTTAGGAATTGCAACACCGTTAAATACCTTATTGTTTCTTGCGTTTGGTGCAACTTTTATTATTGCAGGACGACAGGTCGACAAAAATATCGGTATTGAGAGTATAGAAGAAGAGGTCAATGCGGAGGAAACGGAAGCAGAAGAGGTACGAAAACCAGAGAATGTGGTGTCACTGCTTCAGGTTGATCCGATAGAACTTGAATTTGGATATGGTATCATTCCGTTAGCAGATGTAAATCAGGGAGGAGATCTTCTGGATCGTGTTGTTATGATACGAAGGCAGATTGCTCTTGAACTTGGTACTATAGTACCTATCATACGTTTGAGGGATAATATTCAATTAAATCCGAATCAGTATATCATTAAGATCAAAGGGGTGCAGGTGACAGAAGGAGAGATTCTTTTTGATCACTATATGGCAATGAATCCGGGATATGTGGAGGAAGAGATTACAGGTATCCCTACATTTGAACCGTCATTCCATCTCCCGGCGATCTGGATTACGGAAAGCCAGCGTGAACGTGCGGAGAGCCTTGGATATACGGTTGTTGATCCGCCATCAATTATTGCAACGCATTTGACAGAGGTAATCCGGTCACATATCGCAGAACTGCTTACCAGACAGGATGTGCAGAATCTTGTCAATAATCTGAAAGAGAGCAATCCGGTACTGGTGGACGAGCTGATTCCCAAGATGCTTGGACTTGGTGAGGTTCAGAAGGTGTTACAGAACCTGCTGGATGAGGGGATTTCTATCCGTGATCTCCTGACGATTTTTGAAACGCTTGCAGATCATGCAGCGACAACAAGAGATACAGATGTACTGACGGAGTACGTGCGCCAGAGTTTAAAGAGAGCCATTTCCAGCAAATATTTCCCGGCGAATGAGACAACCAGTGTTATTACACTTGATCCGAAGGTGGAACAGGAAATTATGGCTTCTGTGAAGCAGACAGAACAGGGGGCATATCTTACACTTGATCCGGAAACAACAAAGGCTATTATGAATTCTGTACAGAATGAAGTAACAAAGCTCGAAAACATGGGAAAAACACCAATTGTGATTACATCTCCAATTGTTCGAATGTACTTTAAAAAATTAACGGAAGATTATTTTAAGGATCTGATTGTAGTTTCCTACAATGAAATTGAGTCCAATGTAGAATTACAGTCAGTAGGTATAATCAGCAGGGACGGTGACAAGTAA
- the flhB gene encoding flagellar biosynthesis protein FlhB has protein sequence MEWKDRLLFAYDLQWFAKDGPGGEKTEPATEKKLREAREDGKVAKSKELTAAFDLIVLFLVLKVFISLIGNGFLEVFYYVYKLMPDFVSVNAMESSTKEITSFLHNVYIEMFKMAAPFFVFGVAVTALVSILQVGWKVTAKPLKPKGDKFNPINGFKRIFSKDSLFELLKSILKIGLIIYVAYTSIKGEANDIFILYDIPLNQAVVLCGNVIINAGFKISLVYLVVGIADFVYQKHRFNEDMKMTKQELKDEYKNTEGNPEIKGRQRQRMREASQRRMMQDVPKADVVITNPTHLAVAIKYDAEVSRAPIVIAKGEDYLAQKIREKAKENHIEIVENKPLARMLYANVDIGAEIPPELYQAVAEILAMVYNLRNREERS, from the coding sequence GTGGAATGGAAAGACAGATTACTATTTGCATATGACCTTCAGTGGTTCGCAAAAGATGGACCCGGAGGGGAAAAAACAGAGCCGGCAACAGAAAAGAAGTTAAGAGAAGCACGAGAGGATGGTAAGGTTGCAAAGAGTAAGGAACTTACCGCAGCATTTGATCTGATAGTATTGTTCCTCGTGTTGAAGGTTTTTATTTCGTTAATTGGCAATGGCTTTTTGGAAGTTTTTTATTATGTATATAAGCTGATGCCTGATTTTGTAAGTGTTAATGCGATGGAATCATCTACAAAGGAGATTACTTCGTTTTTACATAATGTGTATATAGAAATGTTCAAGATGGCTGCCCCGTTTTTTGTGTTTGGTGTTGCGGTGACAGCCCTTGTAAGTATCCTTCAGGTAGGGTGGAAAGTCACGGCTAAGCCGTTAAAACCTAAGGGGGATAAATTTAATCCGATCAATGGATTTAAACGTATTTTTTCAAAAGATTCATTATTTGAGCTGCTTAAATCTATTTTAAAAATAGGTTTGATCATATATGTTGCTTATACATCCATAAAGGGTGAGGCAAATGATATTTTTATTTTATATGACATACCGCTGAATCAGGCAGTTGTATTATGCGGGAATGTTATCATTAATGCAGGTTTTAAAATCAGCCTTGTTTATCTGGTGGTCGGAATTGCAGATTTTGTTTATCAGAAACATCGTTTCAATGAAGATATGAAGATGACCAAGCAGGAATTAAAGGATGAGTATAAAAATACTGAGGGAAATCCTGAGATCAAAGGAAGACAGAGACAACGTATGAGAGAAGCTTCTCAAAGGCGTATGATGCAGGATGTACCAAAGGCAGATGTGGTTATTACGAACCCGACACACCTGGCAGTTGCAATCAAATATGATGCCGAGGTGTCAAGAGCTCCGATCGTTATTGCAAAGGGAGAAGATTATCTTGCACAGAAAATTCGTGAAAAAGCAAAGGAAAACCACATTGAAATTGTTGAAAATAAACCGTTGGCAAGAATGTTATATGCGAATGTAGATATAGGGGCAGAAATACCGCCGGAATTGTATCAGGCAGTAGCGGAAATTCTTGCTATGGTATATAATCTGAGAAACAGGGAGGAGAGGTCATGA
- the fliR gene encoding flagellar biosynthetic protein FliR, whose protein sequence is MLEYTFSLANFEILILILVRISCFVYIAPFFGTKNAPSQAKIGFSFFVALLVYGFVDKTAIEYTGLIGYAIIVLKEGITGLLIGFAANICNSIILFAGNIIDMDIGLSMVTEFDPTMNTQVTITGNLYNYFILLLLIATDMHHVILQAVVDSFTVIPINGQFFNWDSLAGSITQYMTDLFVIGFRIFLPIFACMMILNCILGILAKVAPQMNMFAVGMQMKILVGFGVLFLTISLLPGIASFIFTEMKKMMVLFIEGMY, encoded by the coding sequence ATGTTAGAATATACGTTTTCATTGGCTAATTTTGAAATACTGATATTAATATTGGTTCGCATATCCTGTTTTGTCTATATTGCACCTTTTTTTGGAACAAAAAATGCGCCCTCGCAGGCAAAGATAGGTTTTTCTTTTTTTGTTGCACTTCTGGTGTATGGTTTTGTTGATAAGACAGCAATCGAGTATACAGGTTTGATTGGGTATGCGATAATAGTGTTAAAAGAAGGAATTACAGGGTTGCTGATAGGGTTTGCTGCAAACATTTGTAATTCCATTATTTTATTTGCGGGAAATATTATTGATATGGATATTGGATTATCCATGGTGACTGAATTTGACCCGACAATGAATACGCAGGTAACAATTACCGGAAACCTGTACAATTATTTTATACTTCTTCTTTTGATTGCAACAGATATGCATCATGTGATTTTACAGGCTGTGGTAGATTCTTTTACCGTAATCCCAATCAATGGTCAGTTCTTTAACTGGGATTCACTTGCGGGTTCTATAACACAGTATATGACAGATCTGTTTGTAATAGGTTTCAGGATCTTTCTTCCAATATTTGCCTGTATGATGATTTTAAACTGTATTCTTGGTATTCTGGCAAAGGTTGCACCACAGATGAATATGTTTGCAGTTGGTATGCAGATGAAAATACTGGTTGGTTTTGGAGTTTTATTTCTTACAATTTCACTTTTGCCTGGAATCGCCAGTTTTATATTTACCGAAATGAAAAAGATGATGGTTTTATTTATAGAGGGAATGTACTAA
- the fliQ gene encoding flagellar biosynthesis protein FliQ, with amino-acid sequence MTEGQVLDVAKEAIYTIIICSAPMLIISLVVGLIVSIFQTVTSIQEQTLTFVPKIIAVFVGLMIFGSWILTNLTEFVTTLWSNFSMYLG; translated from the coding sequence ATGACAGAAGGACAGGTACTTGATGTAGCAAAAGAAGCAATTTATACGATTATAATCTGTTCGGCTCCAATGTTGATCATTTCACTGGTTGTTGGTTTGATTGTCAGTATTTTCCAGACAGTTACATCTATTCAGGAGCAGACGCTGACGTTTGTTCCTAAAATTATTGCAGTATTTGTCGGACTTATGATTTTTGGATCATGGATTTTGACAAATCTGACAGAATTCGTGACGACATTATGGTCGAATTTTAGTATGTATCTCGGTTAG
- the fliP gene encoding flagellar type III secretion system pore protein FliP (The bacterial flagellar biogenesis protein FliP forms a type III secretion system (T3SS)-type pore required for flagellar assembly.) encodes MTKLKKTYCILSLIFAIAVFVAVLFASQNRTTVYAASMDPDSIDSLDNTAANTSTGSGSESDSKGGLSISINNDEAGVASEVRALLLLTIIAVSPSLLIMLTSYTRIVIVLHFLRTAIGTQTAPPNQILIGLALFLTFFIMWPTFQQINENAIQPLDNGDITIEEALKEAEVPIRQFMYGQVQRKDVKLFVDMAGDSYDIDSAALEKEYEESGQSAYDAIPMTIMIPSFVIGELRQAFIMGFVIYIPFIVIDMVVASVLMSMGMMMLPPTTISLPFKILLFILADGWNLVIGSVVKTFY; translated from the coding sequence ATGACAAAATTAAAAAAGACATATTGTATACTGTCATTAATATTTGCAATAGCAGTGTTTGTGGCAGTGTTGTTTGCCTCACAAAACAGAACGACTGTTTATGCAGCTTCCATGGATCCGGACAGCATTGATTCGCTGGATAATACAGCAGCGAATACCAGCACAGGTTCAGGTAGTGAGTCAGACAGCAAAGGTGGTCTGTCCATCTCGATAAATAATGATGAGGCGGGGGTTGCTTCAGAAGTACGTGCATTATTGTTACTGACAATTATTGCAGTGTCACCATCGCTTTTGATTATGCTTACATCGTATACCAGAATTGTAATTGTACTTCATTTTTTAAGAACGGCAATTGGAACACAGACGGCACCGCCAAACCAGATTTTGATTGGACTGGCATTGTTTTTGACATTTTTTATCATGTGGCCGACGTTTCAGCAGATCAATGAGAATGCAATCCAGCCACTGGATAATGGAGATATTACCATAGAAGAGGCATTAAAAGAAGCGGAAGTGCCGATTCGCCAGTTTATGTATGGACAGGTACAGCGAAAGGATGTCAAGCTTTTCGTGGATATGGCTGGTGACAGTTATGATATTGACAGTGCTGCACTGGAAAAGGAATATGAGGAATCCGGGCAGAGTGCATATGATGCGATTCCGATGACAATTATGATTCCATCATTTGTAATCGGAGAACTGAGACAGGCGTTTATTATGGGATTTGTTATATATATCCCGTTTATTGTAATTGATATGGTAGTTGCATCCGTGCTTATGTCGATGGGTATGATGATGCTTCCACCGACAACAATCTCTTTGCCGTTTAAAATATTACTGTTTATACTGGCGGATGGATGGAATCTTGTAATAGGAAGCGTAGTAAAGACGTTTTATTGA
- a CDS encoding flagellar biosynthetic protein FliO: MILLSASFRSLMQLIGVLIIFVFVLIITYFTTKWVGGFQKIQMSKGNLMVLETIRIANGKFLQLVKAGEQYFVIAVGKDEVTKIAELTEDQLSVQTSDDMKNSQENFQEIFSRLKDHFPKKQD; the protein is encoded by the coding sequence ATGATTTTATTAAGCGCTTCTTTTCGAAGTCTGATGCAGCTGATTGGAGTACTGATCATATTTGTGTTTGTTTTGATTATTACCTACTTCACGACAAAGTGGGTAGGTGGTTTTCAAAAAATACAAATGTCCAAAGGAAATCTTATGGTTCTCGAAACAATCCGGATTGCAAATGGTAAATTTTTACAGCTTGTTAAGGCAGGAGAACAGTATTTTGTAATCGCTGTGGGTAAGGATGAAGTAACAAAAATTGCGGAACTTACAGAAGATCAGTTATCAGTCCAGACATCGGATGATATGAAAAATTCACAGGAAAATTTTCAGGAGATATTTAGTAGACTGAAAGATCATTTTCCGAAAAAGCAGGATTGA
- a CDS encoding response regulator, giving the protein MAKVMICDDAAFMRMMIKDILTKNGYEIAAEAENGAIAVEKYPEAKPDLVLMDITMPDMDGIQALKKIKEIDANANVIMCSAMGQQAMVIEAIQSGAKDFIVKPFQAERVLEAVKKVVG; this is encoded by the coding sequence ATGGCTAAGGTTATGATTTGTGATGATGCTGCATTTATGAGAATGATGATTAAGGACATTCTTACAAAGAATGGTTATGAGATTGCAGCGGAGGCTGAAAATGGTGCTATTGCAGTGGAGAAATATCCTGAAGCAAAACCGGATCTGGTATTAATGGATATTACTATGCCGGATATGGATGGTATCCAGGCATTAAAGAAGATCAAAGAGATTGATGCAAATGCAAATGTTATCATGTGTTCTGCAATGGGACAGCAGGCTATGGTTATTGAAGCAATTCAGTCAGGAGCAAAGGATTTTATTGTGAAGCCATTCCAGGCTGAGCGTGTACTTGAGGCAGTAAAAAAAGTAGTGGGTTAG
- the fliY gene encoding flagellar motor switch phosphatase FliY produces the protein MDGTMSQEEINALLNNPSGTDENPENTLTEQEKDAIGEISNISMGTAATTLFSLVNRKVEISTPVVAFANWSDICDAYEKPCVFIRIAYTVGLDGSNILVLKEHDVKVITDLMMGGDGTNTDGELGELHLSAISEAMNQMMGSAATSLSSMLDKVIDISPPSADLIDLQQTIDESQIDEFLAGEFVKISFRLEIGDLVDSEIMQLYPVSFAKEMCANVTSNMEEDSNSTAGMSEKENTQSTPAAQPTPAPQPQPQMAAQQPMMGQPMMGQPMMGQPMMGQSMMGQEMSQMYGQQQVNVQPAQFQAFTGAVPGNFQPENIDLIMDVPLEVTVELGRTSKSIKEILDFTPGTIIELNRIAGEPIDVLVNGKFVAKGEVVVIEESYGIRITEIIK, from the coding sequence ATGGATGGAACGATGTCACAGGAAGAAATCAATGCTTTACTGAACAATCCTTCAGGTACAGATGAAAATCCGGAAAATACATTGACAGAACAGGAAAAAGATGCGATCGGTGAGATCTCGAATATCAGTATGGGAACAGCGGCAACTACACTGTTTTCACTGGTAAACCGTAAGGTTGAGATTTCCACCCCAGTGGTTGCGTTTGCAAACTGGAGTGATATATGTGACGCATATGAAAAGCCATGTGTATTTATACGAATTGCGTATACCGTGGGATTAGATGGAAGCAATATCCTTGTGTTAAAGGAACATGATGTAAAAGTTATCACGGACCTGATGATGGGCGGTGATGGAACAAATACGGATGGAGAACTTGGAGAACTTCACCTGAGTGCAATCAGCGAGGCAATGAACCAGATGATGGGCTCGGCAGCAACATCATTGTCTTCCATGCTGGACAAGGTAATTGATATCAGCCCGCCAAGTGCAGATCTGATAGATTTGCAACAGACAATTGATGAGAGTCAGATTGATGAGTTCCTTGCAGGTGAATTTGTAAAAATTTCATTCCGGTTAGAGATTGGTGATCTTGTTGATAGTGAGATCATGCAGTTATATCCTGTTTCTTTTGCAAAAGAAATGTGTGCAAATGTAACAAGCAATATGGAAGAAGACAGTAATTCCACTGCAGGAATGAGTGAAAAAGAGAACACCCAGAGTACACCGGCAGCTCAGCCGACACCTGCACCGCAGCCACAACCTCAGATGGCAGCACAGCAGCCAATGATGGGACAGCCGATGATGGGGCAGCCAATGATGGGTCAGCCGATGATGGGACAATCAATGATGGGTCAGGAGATGTCGCAGATGTATGGACAACAGCAGGTAAATGTACAGCCGGCACAATTCCAGGCATTTACTGGAGCAGTACCGGGGAATTTTCAACCGGAAAATATTGATTTGATTATGGATGTACCACTTGAAGTTACGGTAGAACTTGGAAGAACTTCCAAATCAATTAAAGAAATACTTGATTTTACACCGGGAACCATTATAGAATTAAACAGGATTGCCGGAGAACCGATTGATGTTCTGGTAAATGGTAAATTCGTAGCCAAAGGCGAGGTAGTAGTAATAGAAGAAAGCTATGGTATACGAATTACTGAAATTATAAAATAA
- the fliM gene encoding flagellar motor switch protein FliM: MGEVLSQNEIDSLLKALSSGELDVDEMKDEDKKQVKNYDFARPAKFSKEHLRTLEIIFEHYGRLLSTNLPVYLRKNVQVEVMNSEAVTYSEFSNALSNPVLLGIVNASPLNGSIVIEMAQNLGYVVVDRMLGGKGVPLDKPRDFSEIELLIIERIFNVAVDLLVEPWENVCELEPRLERIETNSQFAQIISPTEMIALVTLNVKIGDVEGLLNVCLPYLTLESIMDKLNTKYWYSSLQEKDEQQYTETIEALISKAPMPIKAVLGNSSISVNDFLGLQVGDIIRLDTKVDQELSVFVGSIKKFTALPGETGDDYAVRITSVIREEQ, from the coding sequence ATGGGTGAAGTCTTATCTCAAAATGAGATAGATAGTTTGCTCAAAGCGTTAAGCAGTGGTGAACTTGATGTAGATGAAATGAAAGATGAAGATAAAAAACAGGTCAAAAATTATGATTTTGCCCGTCCTGCAAAGTTTTCAAAGGAACATCTGCGAACGCTGGAGATTATCTTTGAACATTACGGAAGACTCTTGTCAACCAATCTTCCTGTTTATTTACGGAAAAATGTTCAGGTTGAGGTGATGAACTCAGAAGCAGTTACATATTCAGAATTTTCAAATGCGTTATCGAATCCTGTATTACTTGGAATTGTAAATGCATCTCCATTGAATGGAAGCATTGTCATTGAGATGGCACAAAATCTTGGATATGTTGTAGTAGACAGAATGTTAGGTGGAAAGGGAGTGCCTCTGGATAAACCGAGGGATTTCTCGGAGATAGAATTGCTGATCATTGAGCGGATATTTAATGTGGCAGTAGATCTTTTAGTGGAGCCGTGGGAGAATGTATGTGAGTTAGAACCCCGGTTAGAGCGTATTGAGACGAATTCGCAGTTCGCACAGATTATATCGCCGACGGAGATGATAGCTCTGGTAACGCTCAATGTTAAGATTGGCGATGTGGAGGGATTACTGAATGTATGCCTTCCATATCTGACTTTAGAGAGTATTATGGACAAACTGAATACCAAATACTGGTATTCGAGTCTGCAGGAAAAAGATGAACAACAGTATACAGAAACGATCGAGGCACTTATTTCAAAAGCACCAATGCCGATCAAAGCTGTACTTGGTAACAGTTCCATTTCAGTAAATGATTTTTTGGGACTGCAGGTAGGAGATATTATCCGGCTGGATACGAAGGTTGATCAGGAACTGAGTGTCTTTGTTGGAAGTATAAAAAAATTTACTGCTCTGCCGGGAGAAACCGGTGATGACTATGCAGTAAGAATTACATCAGTGATTAGGGAGGAGCAGTAA
- a CDS encoding flagellar basal body-associated FliL family protein produces MKKNLITVIILALVLANLILTAILVFTIIPQTKKSNQLIDQVCSAINLELQSGENTPATPEVPIEDVETYAITDGFTVNLKQGEDGKQHYAVFSVSLSLNTKSDGYKTYGGSEGLAAKVTIIQSEINTIVNGYTLDEFNANGYQNVKDDILKTLQDMFGGSDFIVGVNFSSVQTE; encoded by the coding sequence ATGAAAAAGAATTTGATAACCGTAATTATTCTGGCACTGGTTTTAGCAAATCTTATTTTAACTGCAATTCTTGTGTTCACGATTATTCCGCAGACAAAAAAATCGAATCAGCTGATCGATCAGGTATGCTCTGCTATTAATCTGGAACTTCAGAGTGGAGAAAATACGCCGGCTACACCGGAGGTGCCGATCGAAGATGTTGAGACTTATGCGATCACCGATGGATTTACCGTGAACTTAAAACAGGGCGAAGATGGCAAACAGCACTATGCTGTATTTTCAGTCAGTTTATCTTTGAATACAAAGAGTGACGGATACAAAACCTATGGTGGATCCGAAGGACTTGCTGCAAAAGTGACGATCATTCAGAGCGAGATTAATACCATTGTAAATGGATATACATTGGATGAGTTTAATGCAAATGGCTATCAGAATGTAAAAGATGATATATTGAAAACATTACAGGATATGTTTGGAGGTTCAGACTTCATCGTTGGTGTAAACTTCTCAAGCGTTCAGACGGAATAG
- a CDS encoding OmpA/MotB family protein: MKRKPDEPKGSPAWMNTFADLMNLLLCFFVLLFSMSTVDAEKFEKMVASFQNTFSILPNGGSSIGDGTLISSGVSQLEMLDSYYKDKANSETDQETDEENDVVEEYKEQALEESEKMSEQLEDAIARYGIQDQVEVDFNAQYVMLNMNGALLFDSGHAEIRSEAYPLIDKLGKLIEPYQDNIIEVEGHTDNVPIHSAKYEDNDVLSFYRARAVTDYLRDITTVEPAHLKASGRGEYVPVADNTTQEGRSRNRRVIIKIYNSYSSDFN, from the coding sequence GTGAAAAGAAAGCCTGATGAACCAAAAGGATCACCGGCATGGATGAATACATTTGCAGATCTGATGAACCTACTGTTATGTTTCTTTGTATTGTTATTCTCTATGTCAACGGTAGATGCAGAAAAGTTTGAAAAAATGGTGGCTTCCTTTCAGAATACATTTAGTATTCTTCCCAATGGAGGATCTTCTATTGGAGATGGAACTCTGATATCATCCGGTGTGAGCCAGCTTGAAATGTTAGATTCTTATTATAAAGACAAAGCGAACTCTGAAACGGATCAGGAAACAGACGAAGAGAATGATGTAGTGGAAGAATATAAAGAACAGGCACTGGAAGAATCAGAAAAAATGTCTGAACAGCTGGAGGATGCCATTGCAAGATATGGAATCCAGGATCAGGTGGAAGTTGATTTCAATGCACAGTATGTCATGCTCAATATGAATGGAGCTCTTTTGTTTGACTCCGGGCATGCTGAAATCCGATCAGAGGCGTATCCGCTGATTGATAAGCTGGGTAAGCTGATCGAACCTTATCAGGATAATATCATAGAAGTAGAGGGACACACGGATAACGTGCCGATTCATTCTGCAAAATATGAAGATAATGATGTGCTTTCATTTTACAGGGCACGGGCGGTTACAGATTATCTGAGAGATATTACAACAGTGGAGCCCGCACATTTGAAGGCATCTGGAAGAGGTGAGTATGTACCTGTTGCAGATAATACAACGCAGGAGGGAAGATCAAGAAACCGCCGCGTTATTATAAAAATATATAATTCTTATAGTTCAGATTTTAATTGA
- a CDS encoding motility protein A has protein sequence MDIASIVGMLLGVVMFVFGVLSNGGVASLHSMWDTASFIITIGGSIAGTLASFKLADFINGVKSIKLIFKDEVQDPAVVINQIISLSNTARKEGLLALEEAANGIEDDFLKKGIMLVVDGTDPELVRGIMETDLACVESRHKAKIAVWEKWAELGPAWGMIGTLIGLILMLKNMEDASTIGPAMATALVTTLYGSLLANWLCNPIAGKLKLNNDNEMMMKEISVEGILSIQAGENPRVIEEKLKSFLAPSARNTAQESEAGGEE, from the coding sequence GTGGATATAGCATCAATAGTAGGTATGTTATTAGGCGTTGTAATGTTTGTGTTTGGTGTACTTTCCAACGGAGGTGTTGCAAGTTTACACTCCATGTGGGATACGGCATCATTCATTATTACAATAGGAGGTTCCATTGCAGGTACGCTCGCATCTTTTAAATTGGCAGATTTTATCAATGGTGTAAAGTCAATAAAGCTGATTTTTAAGGATGAGGTTCAGGATCCGGCAGTTGTCATCAACCAGATTATCTCACTGTCGAATACTGCGAGAAAAGAAGGACTTCTGGCATTGGAAGAAGCAGCAAACGGGATTGAAGATGATTTTCTGAAAAAAGGAATTATGCTTGTTGTAGATGGTACAGATCCGGAACTGGTAAGAGGAATCATGGAGACTGACTTAGCCTGCGTTGAGAGCAGACATAAAGCTAAAATTGCTGTCTGGGAGAAATGGGCTGAATTAGGTCCTGCCTGGGGTATGATCGGTACACTGATTGGATTGATCCTCATGTTGAAGAACATGGAAGATGCATCAACAATCGGACCGGCGATGGCAACGGCGCTTGTTACAACATTGTATGGTTCATTACTTGCAAACTGGTTATGTAACCCGATTGCAGGTAAGTTAAAACTGAATAATGATAATGAAATGATGATGAAGGAAATTTCCGTGGAAGGTATTCTGTCGATCCAGGCAGGAGAAAATCCACGTGTTATAGAAGAAAAACTGAAATCATTCCTTGCACCTTCGGCGCGTAATACAGCGCAGGAAAGCGAGGCTGGAGGTGAAGAATAG
- a CDS encoding flagellar FlbD family protein — translation MIEVTRLNGTTVLINSDLIETVEETPDTVISLTTGKKFIVKESRQEVKNLVKSYKRDIFTNGLLREE, via the coding sequence ATGATCGAAGTGACACGATTGAATGGAACAACAGTATTAATCAATTCGGATCTGATTGAAACGGTGGAGGAGACCCCGGATACAGTTATTTCTCTTACAACAGGTAAAAAGTTTATTGTAAAAGAAAGTAGACAAGAGGTCAAAAATTTAGTAAAATCATACAAAAGGGATATTTTTACAAATGGCCTTTTAAGAGAAGAATAA